A window from Zingiber officinale cultivar Zhangliang chromosome 7A, Zo_v1.1, whole genome shotgun sequence encodes these proteins:
- the LOC122001628 gene encoding putative kinase-like protein TMKL1 isoform X2: protein MGKHHGHGLQLLMAFACAFLGLLLFYVFCFYFRRRAAPKGRSLEDAASGAEAEEALIRFAGGEDLTARDILDAPGEVVAKSSHATLYRAVLRRGDTPALLRFVQPDSAARTEDVLPAVRRLGAVRRHPNLVPLTAMYLGPRGEKLLVHPFYAAGNLAQFIREGVSEAHSWIIIFKLSCGIARGLDHLHNGHATAQAMLDASAAQGYTAPELSKISDSSPATDIYSFGVVLLEMITRKDPLDNKFLQKDLHLPSSLRILVLEHKLSDVFSSKLQKESVHQNSTNEEGLLMLFQLAMACCSPSPNLRPDIKVVIKRLEDIGR, encoded by the exons ATGGGGAAGCACCATGGCCATGGACTGCAGCTTCTCATGGCCTTCGCCTGCGCGTTCCTGGGGCTCCTCCTCTTCTACGTCTTCTGCTTCTACTTCCGGCGGAGGGCGGCGCCGAAAGGTCGCTCCTTGGAGGACGCCGCCTCCGGAGCGGAGGCGGAGGAGGCGCTGATCAGGTTCGCCGGAGGAGAGGATCTGACGGCGCGCGACATCTTAGACGCGCCCGGGGAGGTGGTCGCCAAGTCGAGCCACGCTACCCTCTACCGGGCCGTCCTCCGGCGTGGCGACACCCCGGCGTTGCTCCGGTTCGTCCAGCCGGACTCCGCGGCGCGCACCGAGGACGTGCTGCCGGCGGTGCGGCGGCTCGGCGCCGTCCGCCGCCACCCGAATCTGGTCCCCTTGACCGCCATGTACCTCGGGCCGCGAGGAGAGAAGCTCCTTGTGCATCCTTTTTATGCCGCAGGAAATCTCGCACAGTTCATCAGAG AAGGTGTTTCAGAAGCTCACAGTTGGATTATCATCTTCAAACTGTCCTGTGGCATTGCCAGGGGCCTTGACCACCTGCACAATGGGCACG CCACAGCACAAGCAATGCTGGATGCATCAGCAGCCCAGGGGTACACAGCCCCTGAGCTGAGCAAGATCAGTGACTCGAGCCCTGCGACTGATATCTACAGCTTCGGGGTGGTCTTGCTCGAGATGATCACTCGAAAGGACCCCCTTGACAACAAGTTCTTGCAGAAGGATCTTCATTTGCCGTCCTCGCTTAGGATTCTGGTTCTTGAACATAAACTCTCTGATGTTTTCAGCTCCAAGCTTCAGAAGGAAAGTGTGCATCAGAATTCTACCAATGAGGAAGGTTTACTGATGCTGTTTCAACTTGCGATGGCATGTTGTTCGCCTTCGCCTAATCTCCGGCCCGACATCAAAGTGGTTATCAAGCGGCTCGAAGACATCGGTAGATGA
- the LOC122001628 gene encoding putative kinase-like protein TMKL1 isoform X1, whose protein sequence is MGKHHGHGLQLLMAFACAFLGLLLFYVFCFYFRRRAAPKGRSLEDAASGAEAEEALIRFAGGEDLTARDILDAPGEVVAKSSHATLYRAVLRRGDTPALLRFVQPDSAARTEDVLPAVRRLGAVRRHPNLVPLTAMYLGPRGEKLLVHPFYAAGNLAQFIREGVSEAHSWIIIFKLSCGIARGLDHLHNGHGKPVIHGNLKSNNVLLDVGLQPRLSDFGLHTIMNTATAQAMLDASAAQGYTAPELSKISDSSPATDIYSFGVVLLEMITRKDPLDNKFLQKDLHLPSSLRILVLEHKLSDVFSSKLQKESVHQNSTNEEGLLMLFQLAMACCSPSPNLRPDIKVVIKRLEDIGR, encoded by the exons ATGGGGAAGCACCATGGCCATGGACTGCAGCTTCTCATGGCCTTCGCCTGCGCGTTCCTGGGGCTCCTCCTCTTCTACGTCTTCTGCTTCTACTTCCGGCGGAGGGCGGCGCCGAAAGGTCGCTCCTTGGAGGACGCCGCCTCCGGAGCGGAGGCGGAGGAGGCGCTGATCAGGTTCGCCGGAGGAGAGGATCTGACGGCGCGCGACATCTTAGACGCGCCCGGGGAGGTGGTCGCCAAGTCGAGCCACGCTACCCTCTACCGGGCCGTCCTCCGGCGTGGCGACACCCCGGCGTTGCTCCGGTTCGTCCAGCCGGACTCCGCGGCGCGCACCGAGGACGTGCTGCCGGCGGTGCGGCGGCTCGGCGCCGTCCGCCGCCACCCGAATCTGGTCCCCTTGACCGCCATGTACCTCGGGCCGCGAGGAGAGAAGCTCCTTGTGCATCCTTTTTATGCCGCAGGAAATCTCGCACAGTTCATCAGAG AAGGTGTTTCAGAAGCTCACAGTTGGATTATCATCTTCAAACTGTCCTGTGGCATTGCCAGGGGCCTTGACCACCTGCACAATGGGCACGGTAAGCCCGTCATCCATGGTAACCTCAAGTCGAACAATGTCCTGCTCGATGTCGGTCTCCAGCCCCGGCTTTCTGATTTCGGTTTGCACACCATCATGAATACAGCCACAGCACAAGCAATGCTGGATGCATCAGCAGCCCAGGGGTACACAGCCCCTGAGCTGAGCAAGATCAGTGACTCGAGCCCTGCGACTGATATCTACAGCTTCGGGGTGGTCTTGCTCGAGATGATCACTCGAAAGGACCCCCTTGACAACAAGTTCTTGCAGAAGGATCTTCATTTGCCGTCCTCGCTTAGGATTCTGGTTCTTGAACATAAACTCTCTGATGTTTTCAGCTCCAAGCTTCAGAAGGAAAGTGTGCATCAGAATTCTACCAATGAGGAAGGTTTACTGATGCTGTTTCAACTTGCGATGGCATGTTGTTCGCCTTCGCCTAATCTCCGGCCCGACATCAAAGTGGTTATCAAGCGGCTCGAAGACATCGGTAGATGA
- the LOC122001627 gene encoding autophagy-related protein 13a-like: protein MASPSDTDRTEQIIIHFLHKTLHVVLASRIPHIRPAPRPSSGKRDRWFHLDLGDLPAPIAHHGAFMDPLVIDILLTPRRDAAESEAGEAVVERWTAQCVPWPATSHHPHDVGSLQSRTYKKSAILLRSLHSLLRILPSHRIFRMLCSSAQSYNYELGYRASSFAAPFSRAEEADLKKYSFAPVETLFGQLVVSVQYRPSLAAFHLEISSPIAPMIITNYIGSPAAERSRPFPSSMPNWTSRPTTSQNPPKDFRPSAAAAPQFNRPHSWNVAPMAHHPLSSPQDRVCKLGSSPPEHYGRLGPNQLSLSDRKGNLNFDDFRLSPPFSTSTSSSPPTLGSHSLRSRLHMETAPMSIPVLETRKNQTNRSPNLSDPFKSLLPPLSPRSTRPDPSSQESPSKSRSFRKSEGLSGGDIYLNLHMHTAYKGLKDGRDDSGRFSALSSGGSPRYAFSRSSSRFSMQDDLDDTDFSYPFAVDDVDTSDSHTRSPDVKDAEYSSSHKSQQAAVGNLVHMLKTAPPLRQDQSCSSQSSDLNGEISTSSSILSRKTSDALEELQTYQEMKNLLLSKSGAGTKLQESLQEKRNKE, encoded by the exons ATCGCGCACCATGGCGCCTTCATGGATCCATTGGTCATCGACATCCTCCTCACCCCGCGACGCGACGCAGCCGAATCCGAAGCCGGAGAGGCTGTCGTGGAGCGGTGGACCGCCCAGTGCGTCCCCTGGCCCGCCACTTCGCACCACCCCCATGATGTTGGCTCCCTCCAATCCAGGACCTACAAGAAATCAGCGATTCTACTCAGATCTCTCCATTCGCTGCTCCGGATCCTCCCGTCTCACCGGATCTTCCGGATGCTTTGCTCCTCTGCCCAGTCTTACAACTACGAGCTTGGCTACCGGGCTTCCTCATTCGCGGCGCCGTTTTCTAGGGCGGAAGAGGCGGATTTGAAGAAATACAGCTTCGCCCCAGTGGAGACCCTATTCGGCCAGTTAGTCGTTTCGGTGCAGTACCGCCCAAGCCTCGCTGCTTTCCACCTCGAAATCTCCTCCCCGATTGCGCCGATGATCATAACCAATTACATCGGTAGCCCTGCGGCTGAGCGCAGTAGGCCTTTCCCTTCTTCGATGCCTAATTGGACATCTCGCCCGACCACATCTCAGAATCCACCCAAGGACTTCCGGCCATCGGCCGCGGCAGCTCCTCAATTCAATCGCCCGCACAGCTGGAATGTTGCACCCATGGCGCACCACCCGCTCAGTTCGCCGCAGGATCGTGTCTGCAAGTTAGGATCCTCGCCTCCTGAGCATTATGGCCGTCTGGGGCCTAACCAGCTGTCGCTGAGCGATAGGAaaggaaatttaaattttgatgatTTTCGGCTCTCCCCGCCGTTCTCGACTTCGACGTCCTCTTCGCCTCCGACACTGGGTAGCCATTCCCTTCGATCCAGGTTACACATGGAGACGGCACCAATGAGCATACCTGTGTTAGAGACAAGGAAGAACCAGACGAACCGCAGTCCAAACCTTTCGGATCCTTTCAAGAGCCTTTTACCACCGCTATCTCCTAGAAGTACAAGGCCTGATCCTTCAAGCCAGGAGTCTCCTTCCAAGAGCAGATCTTTCAGAAAGTCAGAAGGTTTGAGTGGAGGCGATATCTACTTAAACTTGCATATGCACACTGCATATAAG GGTCTCAAGGATGGTCGGGATGATTCTGGAAGATTCTCTGCTTTGTCTTCTGGTGGTTCACCTAGGTATGCCTTTTCAAGAAGCTCCAGTCGTTTCTCAATGCAGGATGATCTTGACGATACAGATTTCTCTTACCCATTTGCTGTGGATGATGTTGACACATCAGATTCCCATACGAG GAGCCCTGATGTCAAGGATGCAGAGTATTCTTCCTCTCATAAATCACAACAGGCAGCTGTTGGAAATCTTGTCCACATGTTAAAGACCGCGCCGCCTCTTCGCCAAGATCAGAGCTGTTCATCGCAGTCTTCTGACCTAAATGGAGAAATTAGCACGAGCAGTTCCATCTTGTCTAGGAAAACAAGTGATGCTCTGGAGGAACTCCAGACGTACCAAGAGATGAAGAACCTTCTTCTTTCCAAGAGTGGGGCTGGGACTAAGTTACAAGAATCTCTTCAAGAAAAGAGAAACAAAGAGTGA
- the LOC122001629 gene encoding phosphatidylglycerophosphate phosphatase PTPMT2-like, which yields MHIEELGEECAGGGDGERSISGTGGERVVFVDVKRAAVGVGARILFYPTLVYNVLRNMIEPQFHWWDQIDEFLLLGAVPFPSDVPRLKKLGVGGVITLNEPYETLVPNSLYYAHGIEHLLIPTRDYLFAPSLGDICLAVDFIHRNSSNGKITYVHCKAGRGRSTTIVLCYLVQHKQMTPTAAYQYVKTNRPRVHLASSQWKAVKDFYHLRVQKMERLVYSKPMLLVTEKKLPFDESSYEVVSQSDLDGYDRYIKTCDAGNTVWAELRFVCRVQIARQAAIARISYFWFKSDDAQGGSSRTSIPVC from the exons ATGCATATTGAGGAGTTAGGGGAGGAGTGCGCGGGCGGAGGAGATGGGGAAAGGTCCATTTCAGGGACCGGTGGCGAAAGGGTTGTTTTTGTCGATGTGAAGAGGGCGGCCGTGGGTGTCGGGGCTCGGATTCTTTTTTACCCGACGCTGGTGTATAATGTTCTGCGCAATATGATCGAACCCCAGTTCCATTGGTGGGATCAAATCGACGAG TTTTTACTCTTAGGCGCTGTTCCATTCCCTAGTGATGTTCCTCGCTTGAAGAAACTTGGCGTTGGTGGTGTAATTACATTGAATGAGCCGTATGAGACACTGGTGCCTAATTCCTTATATTAT GCCCACGGGATTGAACATTTGCTGATTCCGACAAGAGATTACCTCTTTGCTCCATCACTTGGAGATATATGTCTAGCTGTGGACTTCATCCATA GAAACAGCAGCAATGGGAAAATAACATATGTTCACTGCAAAGCCGGCCGTGGGCGCAGCACAACCATCGTTCTATGCTATTTG GTGCAACATAAGCAAATGACTCCAACTGCAGCATACCAATACGTCAAAACAAACAGGCCAAGAGTACATTTAGCTTCTTCACAGTGGAAG GCTGTTAAAGACTTCTACCATCTCAGAGTGCAAAAAATGGAAAGGCTGGTTTACTCAAAGCCGATGCTCCTCGTCACCGAAAAGAAGCTACCCTTTGATGAGAGCTCTTACGAGGTAGTGTCCCAGTCAGACCTTGATGGATACGACCGATACATCAAAACATGCGACGCAGGCAATACCGTATGGGCAGAGCTGAGGTTTGTGTGCAGGGTGCAAATTGCTCGGCAAGCAGCCATCGCAAGGATATCATATTTCTGGTTCAAAAGCGATGATGCGCAGGGGGGCAGCTCTCGGACGTCCATCCCCGTATGCTGA